A stretch of the Malus sylvestris chromosome 10, drMalSylv7.2, whole genome shotgun sequence genome encodes the following:
- the LOC126585613 gene encoding putative hydrolase C777.06c isoform X3, whose translation MAAGNQDGGRSALIFLGTGCSGSVPNAMCLIQASDPCHVCAQALSIPPDQNPNYRCNTSLLIDRCGSDGNHSYILIDVGKTFREQVLRWFTRYKIPRVDVIILTHEHADAVLGLDDIRAIQPHSPTNDIDPTPIYLSHYAMESVAVKFPYLIKKKLVEGQEVRRVAQLDWRIIEESIETPFLVSDLQFVPLPVMHGEDYICLGYLFGERCRIAYISDVSRFPASTEHVISKDGAGQLDLLILDTLYKTGSHNVHLCLPQTLEAVKRICPKKALLIGMNHQFDHHVDNKFLMEWEGIQVQLAHDGLRVPVDL comes from the exons ATGGCGGCCGGGAACCAAGACGGCGGTCGATCGGCGCTGATCTTTCTCGGAACCGGGTGCTCCGGCTCCGTTCCCAACGCAATGTGCCTGATCCAGGCCTCCGATCCCTGCCACGTTTGCGCTCAGGCGCTCTCCATCCCCCCggaccaaaaccctaattaccG GTGCAATACGTCGCTTTTGATTGATCGTTGCGGAAGCGATGGTAACCACAGCTACATATTGATCGATGTCGGAAAGACGTTCCGGGAGCAAGTGCTTCGATGGTTCACTCGCTATAAGATTCCGAGAGTTGATGTT ATTATTTTGACTCATGAACATGCTGATGCAGTTCTTGGTCTGGATGATATACGTGCCATTCAACCACATAGCCCCACAAATGACATTGATCCTACTCCCATCTACCTAAGTCATTATGCAATGGAGAG CGTTGCAGTGAAATTTCCTTACCTGATTAAGAAAAAACTTGTTGAAGGTCAAGAAGTGAGACGAGTAGCACAACTTGACTGGAGGATAATTGAGGAGAGTATTGAAACACCGTTTCTTGTGTCAGACCTACAATTTGTTCCTTTGCCA GTGATGCATGGGGAGGATTATATTTGTTTGGGTTATCTATTTGGTGAAAGATGTAGAATAGCGTATATATCTGACGTTTCACGCTTTCCTGCAAGCACGGAACATG TTATTTCGAAAGATGGAGCTGGACAGTTGGATCTTCTTATCTTGGACACACTATACAAG ACTGGATCCCATAATGTTCACCTTTGCCTCCCACAG ACTCTTGAAGCTGTGAAGAGGATTTGTCCCAAAAAAGCCCTTTTAATTGGAATGAATCATCAGTTTGATCACCACGTAGACAATAAGTTTCTTATGGAATG GGAAGGGATTCAAGTGCAGCTTGCGCATGATGGTTTGAGAGTGCCCGTAGACCTATGA
- the LOC126585613 gene encoding putative hydrolase C777.06c isoform X1 produces the protein MAAGNQDGGRSALIFLGTGCSGSVPNAMCLIQASDPCHVCAQALSIPPDQNPNYRCNTSLLIDRCGSDGNHSYILIDVGKTFREQVLRWFTRYKIPRVDVIILTHEHADAVLGLDDIRAIQPHSPTNDIDPTPIYLSHYAMESVAVKFPYLIKKKLVEGQEVRRVAQLDWRIIEESIETPFLVSDLQFVPLPVMHGEDYICLGYLFGERCRIAYISDVSRFPASTEHVISKDGAGQLDLLILDTLYKTGSHNVHLCLPQTLEAVKRICPKKALLIGMNHQFDHHVDNKFLMEWSERLWNYFLQFTFCTGKKYRYLKKLTLSTFLLFAYREGIQVQLAHDGLRVPVDL, from the exons ATGGCGGCCGGGAACCAAGACGGCGGTCGATCGGCGCTGATCTTTCTCGGAACCGGGTGCTCCGGCTCCGTTCCCAACGCAATGTGCCTGATCCAGGCCTCCGATCCCTGCCACGTTTGCGCTCAGGCGCTCTCCATCCCCCCggaccaaaaccctaattaccG GTGCAATACGTCGCTTTTGATTGATCGTTGCGGAAGCGATGGTAACCACAGCTACATATTGATCGATGTCGGAAAGACGTTCCGGGAGCAAGTGCTTCGATGGTTCACTCGCTATAAGATTCCGAGAGTTGATGTT ATTATTTTGACTCATGAACATGCTGATGCAGTTCTTGGTCTGGATGATATACGTGCCATTCAACCACATAGCCCCACAAATGACATTGATCCTACTCCCATCTACCTAAGTCATTATGCAATGGAGAG CGTTGCAGTGAAATTTCCTTACCTGATTAAGAAAAAACTTGTTGAAGGTCAAGAAGTGAGACGAGTAGCACAACTTGACTGGAGGATAATTGAGGAGAGTATTGAAACACCGTTTCTTGTGTCAGACCTACAATTTGTTCCTTTGCCA GTGATGCATGGGGAGGATTATATTTGTTTGGGTTATCTATTTGGTGAAAGATGTAGAATAGCGTATATATCTGACGTTTCACGCTTTCCTGCAAGCACGGAACATG TTATTTCGAAAGATGGAGCTGGACAGTTGGATCTTCTTATCTTGGACACACTATACAAG ACTGGATCCCATAATGTTCACCTTTGCCTCCCACAG ACTCTTGAAGCTGTGAAGAGGATTTGTCCCAAAAAAGCCCTTTTAATTGGAATGAATCATCAGTTTGATCACCACGTAGACAATAAGTTTCTTATGGAATGGTCTGAGAGGTTATGGAACTACTTTTTGCAATTCACTTTCTGTACAGGTAAGAAATATCGTTACTTAAAGAAACTTACGCTTTCAACTTTTCTGTTGTTTGCATATAGGGAAGGGATTCAAGTGCAGCTTGCGCATGATGGTTTGAGAGTGCCCGTAGACCTATGA
- the LOC126585617 gene encoding uncharacterized protein LOC126585617: MACFVPFNSKNLDISMFVFRPTIVFVDDLLNALKQFSVCTESLGCVQSSILQSIHGNMFIWFGAWLKRSCENKDSLTASLLSMLTNLSNMAILLDHSFFDAYAGESRDGSCAAKFRRGDTVSLSTALINGGDINNVSYACLALFKSGFQRMQGVTAGVCLKCQTGPRIASLFVWKSLHYCYSWILNSDQRKAMLPYLESVSIEIKYDIFRVVYVSGDSDMNLQALYPPHQMLESAACENKEEGQLMQSTSTV; encoded by the exons ATGGCGTGCTTTGTGCCCTTCAACAGTAAAAATTTGGACATTAGCATGTTTGTGTTCAGGCCAACAATTGTGTTCGTCGATGACCTTCTTAATGCTCTCAAGCAATTCTCTGTGTGCACTGAGTCTCTTGGTTGTGTTCAAAGTTCCATCTTGCAGAGCATCCATGGAAATATG TTCATATGGTTTGGAGCGTGGCTGAAGAGATCATGTGAAAACAAAGATTCATTGACTGCAAGCCTT CTCTCAATGTTAACGAATTTATCGAACATGGCTATCTTACTCGATCACTCCTTCTTCGACGCGTATGCTGGAGAATCAAGAGACGGTTCTTGTGCAGCAAAATTTCGCAGAGGTGACACTGTATCACTGAGCACAGCCCTCATCAACGGCGGTGACATAAACAACGTCTCTTACGCATGCTTAGCGTTGTTCAAGTCAGGTTTTCAAAGGATGCAAGGCGTGACAGCCGGTGTTTGTTTGAAATGCCAAACCGGGCCAAGAATTGCTTCTCTCTTCGTGTGGAAGTCTCTGCACTATTGTTACTCATGGATTCTAAATTCCGACCAAAGAAAAGCAATGCTGCCCTATCTAGAAAGCGTCTCGATTGAGATTAAGTACGACATTTTTCGAGTAGTCTATGTCAGCGGCGACAGTGATATGAACCTGCAGGCCTTATATCCTCCTCATCAGATGTTAGAATCAGCTGCTTgcgaaaacaaagaagaagggCAGCTCATGCAAAGTACTTCCACAGTATAA
- the LOC126585613 gene encoding putative hydrolase C777.06c isoform X2, producing the protein MAAGNQDGGRSALIFLGTGCSGSVPNAMCLIQASDPCHVCAQALSIPPDQNPNYRCNTSLLIDRCGSDGNHSYILIDVGKTFREQVLRWFTRYKIPRVDVIILTHEHADAVLGLDDIRAIQPHSPTNDIDPTPIYLSHYAMESVAVKFPYLIKKKLVEGQEVRRVAQLDWRIIEESIETPFLVSDLQFVPLPVMHGEDYICLGYLFGERCRIAYISDVSRFPASTEHVISKDGAGQLDLLILDTLYKTGSHNVHLCLPQTLEAVKRICPKKALLIGMNHQFDHHVDNKFLMEWSEREGIQVQLAHDGLRVPVDL; encoded by the exons ATGGCGGCCGGGAACCAAGACGGCGGTCGATCGGCGCTGATCTTTCTCGGAACCGGGTGCTCCGGCTCCGTTCCCAACGCAATGTGCCTGATCCAGGCCTCCGATCCCTGCCACGTTTGCGCTCAGGCGCTCTCCATCCCCCCggaccaaaaccctaattaccG GTGCAATACGTCGCTTTTGATTGATCGTTGCGGAAGCGATGGTAACCACAGCTACATATTGATCGATGTCGGAAAGACGTTCCGGGAGCAAGTGCTTCGATGGTTCACTCGCTATAAGATTCCGAGAGTTGATGTT ATTATTTTGACTCATGAACATGCTGATGCAGTTCTTGGTCTGGATGATATACGTGCCATTCAACCACATAGCCCCACAAATGACATTGATCCTACTCCCATCTACCTAAGTCATTATGCAATGGAGAG CGTTGCAGTGAAATTTCCTTACCTGATTAAGAAAAAACTTGTTGAAGGTCAAGAAGTGAGACGAGTAGCACAACTTGACTGGAGGATAATTGAGGAGAGTATTGAAACACCGTTTCTTGTGTCAGACCTACAATTTGTTCCTTTGCCA GTGATGCATGGGGAGGATTATATTTGTTTGGGTTATCTATTTGGTGAAAGATGTAGAATAGCGTATATATCTGACGTTTCACGCTTTCCTGCAAGCACGGAACATG TTATTTCGAAAGATGGAGCTGGACAGTTGGATCTTCTTATCTTGGACACACTATACAAG ACTGGATCCCATAATGTTCACCTTTGCCTCCCACAG ACTCTTGAAGCTGTGAAGAGGATTTGTCCCAAAAAAGCCCTTTTAATTGGAATGAATCATCAGTTTGATCACCACGTAGACAATAAGTTTCTTATGGAATGGTCTGAGAG GGAAGGGATTCAAGTGCAGCTTGCGCATGATGGTTTGAGAGTGCCCGTAGACCTATGA
- the LOC126585619 gene encoding uncharacterized protein LOC126585619 → MTCPSNICLDLSLRSDTDEQRQDNIWRPSFLSSNGPLTVGDSMMKNNITATVVARNLLTPRDNKILSERSEESAVQDSLALSVQCAGSVSNMGQRLLAQTRQVESLMAEVASLKQEIRGLKHENRALHVLANSYSTSMKRKLVQLQESESRIQSDHQRFVARFRKQLMPSPSGVLLSTGVPHDQSPVPPPSGVLPSTEASHEQHL, encoded by the exons atgacttgcccatctaacatttgcttagatttgagtcttaggagtgatacagacgagcagcgtcaggataatatatggcgcccgtccttcttatcttctaatggtcctcttacggttggggactctatgatgaagaataacataaccgctactgtggtagctaggaatcttctcactccaagggataacaagatcctttcagaacggtctgaagagtcggccgttcaagactcattggctctcagtgttcagtgtgctggctctgtgtccaatatgggccaacgcctacttgctcaaactcgccaagttgaatcattgatggcggaagtggcaagtcttaaacaagagatcagagggcttaagcacgagaatagggcgttacacgtgcttgcaaatagttactctacgagcatgaaaagaaagctcgtccaactgcaggaatccgaaagtcggattcaaagtgatcaccagaggttcgttgctagattccgaaagcaactgatgccttccccttctggtgttttgctaagtactggggtgccacatgatcaatctccagtgcctcccccttctggggtacttccgagtactgaggcttcacatgagcaac atttgtga